A section of the Kluyveromyces lactis strain NRRL Y-1140 chromosome F complete sequence genome encodes:
- a CDS encoding NAD(P)/FAD-dependent oxidoreductase (conserved hypothetical protein), which yields MSNYDVVIVGAGIFGLSTAVQLARSKYKVVVVDKFQIPSQLSASCDYNKIVRLEYNDEVYAALAVEAMGYWHGESDKFLPRGMLHDCYSHCGRLSAIQDKNTSRYAFDNDSLQLLQTKFNKCKTVELHKELTCGGKFPQFSHSQRYDEIRYNPDCGIGLARDSLVTMKNYAESLGVVFHENDGAVSVSAGTVQCESGRKFLGHKIIVACGANTVSLLPMYGQIRATGLYVGHIQLTDKEYQKLKDIPVVFNSSLGYLFPPDKHTRILKICTSAMSAYDDMSNKSRAVYRALQPDAAPSVPIEAVVRIRTVLGKYLPDLVFDTKRKSKLRDIIDCKICWISDTSNSDFIIDMIPDLKNVYVCCGDSGHAYKFLPNIGSYVQQKIEGRLAPILAHKWRYRESDWNGTEIEWRVEPEKKALQEIEWYQESYGTPRL from the coding sequence ATGTCCAATTATGATGTTGTCATTGTTGGCGCGGGTATATTTGGATTAAGTACTGCTGTGCAATTGGCTCGTTCCAAATATAAAGTTGTGGTGGTTGATaagtttcaaattccatCGCAGTTAAGTGCGTCCTGTGATTATAATAAAATTGTTAGACTAGAGTACAACGATGAAGTCTACGCTGCACTAGCAGTGGAAGCAATGGGATACTGGCACGGTGAAAGTGACAAATTTTTGCCTCGAGGAATGCTGCATGATTGTTACTCTCATTGTGGTAGATTGAGTGCAATTCAAGATAAGAATACAAGCAGATATGCTTTCGATAATGACAGTTTACAACTTCTACAAACAAAGTTTAATAAGTGTAAAACTGTGGAACTACATAAAGAGTTAACTTGTGGTGGTAAGTTCCCTCAGTTTTCTCATAGTCAACGCTACGATGAGATTCGTTACAATCCAGACTGTGGTATTGGTTTGGCTAGGGATTCACTAGTGACCATGAAAAATTATGCTGAATCATTAGGCGTCGTATTTCATGAAAATGATGGAGCCGTGAGTGTGTCAGCGGGCACTGTTCAATGTGAATCTGGCAGAAAATTCCTTGGACACAAAATTATTGTTGCATGTGGTGCTAATACTGTATCACTTCTGCCTATGTATGGTCAGATCAGGGCTACTGGGTTATATGTAGGCCATATTCAACTGACGGACaaagaatatcaaaagtTAAAGGATATTCCAGTGGTCTTCAACAGTAGCTTAGGATATCTGTTCCCTCCAGATAAGCACACCAGGATATTGAAGATTTGCACTAGTGCGATGTCTGCATATGATGATATGAGCAACAAATCAAGAGCGGTCTATCGGGCCCTACAGCCCGATGCGGCACCCAGTGTACCAATAGAGGCAGTCGTGCGTATAAGAACAGTACTAGGTAAATATCTACCGGATCTAGTCTTCGATACCAAAAGAAAGTCAAAGTTAAGGGATATCATTGATTGTAAGATATGCTGGATCAGTGACACATCAAATTCTGACTTCATTATAGACATGATCCCCGACCTGAAAAACGTGTATGTATGTTGTGGAGACTCGGGACATGCTTACAAGTTTCTTCCTAACATCGGAAGCTACGTACAGCAGAAAATAGAAGGAAGATTAGCACCAATACTGGCACACAAGTGGAGGTACAGGGAAAGTGATTGGAACGGTACGGAAATCGAATGGAGAGTAGAACCCGAAAAGAAAGCATTACAAGAAATAGAATGGTACCAAGAAAGTTACGGCACCCCAAGACTGTAA
- the MTG1 gene encoding putative GTPase MTG1 (similar to uniprot|Q03151 Saccharomyces cerevisiae YMR097C MTG1 Peripheral GTPase of the mitochondrial inner membrane): MNVSVKCVKYSGRRLQSTFVPRMVFPDFNIPTSDFKGHQKKAIQRAQNLLPQLNLLVELRDSRAPIATRNLIFDYLSLEKKVDRLVVYTKTDQCDPAIIASLNKWHKEMDEQYIMIDGRSKKGAKDLLHILKWKYDKFLQKNDPGKKTVGLPLGYRMLIGGMPNVGKSTLVNSLRFTGYAGLDHSDGSKPKKVAKTGDQAGVTRNTSECIRISDYKGGLFLYDTPGISLPAKAMSKQRMLSLSLCGCVKNNLVDPVIQADFLLYLLNLQGKYQFYTHYTTTPTNNIDILLSGLKKQVGMTNENAAAIYWTDSWRQGRVLKSGLRSGSKKSSKATPALFELEPILENFQYKKTMQEELEILKGWDVLSQPLLNKREKHLSKANTLF, translated from the coding sequence ATGAACGTTTCGGTAAAATGTGTCAAATACTCAGGTAGACGGCTGCAGTCTACATTTGTACCAAGAATGGTATTCCCAGATTTCAATATACCAACAAGTGACTTCAAAGGACATCAAAAGAAAGCTATACAAAGAGCTCAAAATCTCCTTCCTCAGCTTAATCTTCTAGTTGAACTTCGAGACAGCCGGGCTCCAATAGCCACTAGGAACCTCATATTCGATTACTTGTCCttagaaaagaaagttgACAGACTAGTAGTTTACACCAAAACTGATCAATGCGATCCTGCTATTATTGCATCATTAAATAAATGGCATAAGGAAATGGACGAACAATATATCATGATAGATGGAAGAAGCAAAAAGGGCGCTAAAGATCTCTTACATATATTAAAATGGAAGTATGATAAGTTTCTCCAGAAAAATGATCCGGGGAAGAAGACTGTGGGACTACCACTGGGTTATAGAATGCTAATTGGCGGCATGCCTAATGTTGGGAAATCAACACTCGTTAATAGTTTAAGATTTACTGGATATGCAGGCTTGGATCATTCGGATGGAAGCAAACCCAAGAAGGTTGCGAAGACAGGTGATCAGGCAGGTGTCACCAGGAACACTAGTGAATGTATCAGAATCAGTGATTATAAAGGAGGGTTGTTTCTATATGATACGCCTGGAATATCTTTACCTGCCAAAGCAATGAGCAAGCAAAGAATGCTATCACTCAGTTTATGTGGGTGCGTTAAAAACAATCTAGTGGACCCTGTGATTCAAGCAGATTTTCTGTTGTATCTTTTGAACCTACAGggaaaatatcaattctaCACACACTACACTACAACCCCTACTAACAACATTGACATTTTGTTGAGTGGCCTCAAAAAGCAAGTAGGAATGACAAACGAGAATGCTGCAGCCATCTATTGGACAGATTCTTGGAGACAAGGTAGAGTTTTAAAATCTGGGTTAAGATCTGGTTCTAAGAAGTCCTCTAAAGCTACTCCAGCTCTATTCGAGTTGGAACccattttggaaaactttcAATACAAGAAAACTATGcaagaagaacttgaaattCTCAAAGGTTGGGATGTTTTATCCCAACCCTTACTcaacaaaagagaaaagcATTTATCTAAGGCAAATACGCTTTTCTGA
- a CDS encoding uncharacterized protein (similar to uniprot|P36124 Saccharomyces cerevisiae YKR029C SET3) — protein MTDGTIEHAQDQSLIDDASTLLMFSKTSNSNVNSSDEGKDELKADIHTHKMTPTPSAGTASQVGSQAGSHSGSAGDISMHMNPMTSPGPASVALIKDDDDDDHLKGSPVDNGIHRSNSNSEKTKKSGNKKGMVAAAALAQAATMPLPLKRKAENDRKPAANNSVPMPRSGAEEKSPSKQAKSEDKVVEQEDSFKEAVEEQKLEKSETDRFSSVPESYVVDPDAGIITCICGYEDDDGFTIQCDHCFRWQHAICYGIEHEKDAPDDFLCNICNSRFVDVKLAKKKQQERIRNAQNKKRRRTANGNIKEVKTKEATSGTKDSRNPGTSEATDHRIEPEAIPSADPLTNIVLINAKEAYPTVYLPLTSNDYKDKYVELFVKDHADDDWVIPYHKLTFKPIPIEIKPYSDSNHSRLFPGYPKLAVYLKQGCDEGDYIDEFLGEIDFQRKYLEDPRNNYRVWGTAKPKVIIHPHWPIYIDARLSGNLTRYLRRSCNPNVELVTIKLTNSNNQDEIKFVLRALRFIDKGEELHIKWDWDLRHPIWKLINHNESIDSIEEPQRYLFIHSIDTILGSCDCACGSNSKDCYLLKIKRHSQSLYRSVKSKMNNRYKLNEILHGNKLQTKKQSSILSKLAHATISDAARANEFLLKFNAVKLKMLEPVSDTVQKKSFHTNAGSIRGNKYRVSVTESKNRVDPLKESLSFISDPSKFDESQIKHPADLPIPIQTISTEDNPPTDTTITNITETISNQGQTSVTSDSNSIKNSLKRGIDSVPGPSSTIHQAQMKKKLSFADYKKKIKPA, from the coding sequence ATGACGGATGGTACTATAGAACATGCTCAGGACCAGTCGTTAATAGACGATGCCTCCACTTTGTTGATGTTCTCTAAAACATCGAATTCAAACGTCAACTCGAGCGATGAGGGTAAAGACGAGTTAAAAGCCGATATACATACACACAAAATGACACCAACTCCTTCCGCTGGAACTGCAAGTCAGGTCGGAAGTCAAGCTGGTAGTCACAGTGGGAGCGCTGGTGATATAAGTATGCATATGAATCCCATGACATCACCGGGCCCTGCATCTGTGGCACTtatcaaagatgatgatgacgatgatcATCTAAAAGGCAGTCCCGTTGACAATGGTATTCATCGCAGCAACTCAAATAGCgaaaagacaaagaaaagcGGGAATAAGAAGGGTATGGTTGCGGCTGCTGCGTTAGCACAAGCAGCTACGATGCCACTACCTCTTAAACGAAAAGCAGAAAACGATAGAAAACCTGCTGCGAACAACAGCGTGCCAATGCCTAGATCAGGTGCCGAGGAAAAATCTCCTTCAAAGCAAGCAAAGAGCGAAGATAAAGTGGTGGAACAAGAAGATagtttcaaagaagctgtagaggaacaaaaacttgaaaaatctgaaaCGGATAGGTTTTCTTCGGTTCCCGAATCTTATGTTGTTGATCCAGATGCTGGTATAATAACGTGCATCTGTGGctatgaagatgatgatggaTTTACTATACAATGCGACCATTGTTTCCGTTGGCAACATGCTATATGCTATGGAATTGAACATGAAAAAGATGCCCCAGATGACTTTCTGTGCAACATCTGCAATTCTAGGTTTGTAGATGTAAAGCtagcaaagaagaaacaacaagaaaggATCAGAAATGCTCAGAATAAGAAGCGTAGACGCACGGCAAATGGCAACATAAAAGAGGTGAAGACAAAAGAGGCCACGTCTGGTACGAAAGACTCACGGAATCCAGGTACTTCTGAAGCGACGGACCATCGTATAGAACCAGAGGCCATTCCATCCGCAGATCCTCTTACGAACATTGTTTTAATAAATGCTAAAGAAGCTTATCCTACAGTGTATCTCCCTTTGACTTCAAATGATTACAAAGATAAATACGTTGAACTTTTCGTAAAAGACCACGCTGATGACGACTGGGTTATACCTTATCATAAATTAACGTTCAAACCTATTCCGATTGAAATTAAACCATATTCTGACAGTAATCACTCAAGATTGTTCCCTGGATACCCCAAGTTAGCTGTATACTTGAAGCAAGGATGTGATGAAGGAGACTACATCGATGAATTCTTAGGAGAGATTGATTTCCAAAGGAAATACTTAGAAGATCCAAGAAATAACTATAGAGTCTGGGGAACTGCAAAACCTAAAGTCATTATTCATCCCCACTGGCCGATTTATATTGATGCCAGGTTAAGTGGAAATTTAACGAGATACTTGAGACGATCATGCAATCCCAATGTTGAACTAGTCACAATCAAATTGACTAATTCCAATAACCAGGATGAGATAAAGTTCGTTCTTAGAGCTCTAAGATTCATTGATAAAGGTGAAGAACTTCACATCAAATGGGACTGGGACCTGAGACATCCAATATGGAAGTTAATAAATCATAATGAGAGCATAGATTCCATTGAAGAGCCACAAAGGTATCTTTTCATACATTCCATAGACACCATTCTAGGAAGTTGTGATTGTGCCTGTGGAAGTAATAGTAAAGATTGTTACTTGCTGAAAATCAAACGCCATTCTCAATCACTCTATAGATCAgtcaaatcaaaaatgaaTAATCGATACAAGCTTAACGAAATATTACACGGAAACAAATTGCAAACCAAAAAACAGTCATCTATTCTCAGTAAATTAGCGCATGCCACAATCTCAGACGCAGCAAGGGCCAATGAATTTCTACTTAAATTCAATGCCGTTAAGCTAAAGATGTTAGAACCGGTCTCTGACACTGTACAGAAGAAGTCTTTCCATACGAACGCTGGGAGTATCAGAGGGAACAAATACAGGGTTTCAGTGACGGAGTCCAAAAACAGGGTTGACCCCCTTAAAGAAAGTCtttcattcatttcagATCCTTCTAAGTTCGATGAATCACAGATTAAACACCCAGCCGATCTTCCTATTCCCATACAGACAATAAGTACTGAAGATAACCCTCCAACTGACACCACCATAACAAATATAACCGAAACTATATCAAACCAAGGACAAACTAGTGTCACTTCCGATTCTAATAGCATTAAAAATTCGTTGAAGCGTGGAATAGACAGCGTTCCCGGCCCTTCGTCTACTATCCACCAAGCTcagatgaaaaagaaattatcgTTTGCTGAttataagaaaaaaatcaaaccTGCTTAA
- the KTI12 gene encoding Kti12p (similar to uniprot|P34253 Saccharomyces cerevisiae YKL110C KTI12 Protein associated with the RNA polymerase II Elongator complex involved in sensitivity to G1 arrest induced by Kluyveromyces lactis toxin zymocin): protein MKRGKTQSLFQTLQQRLVNLEPLDCTAMPLVLLTGFPSSGKTTVAKKLVTLLQETIDSNDKLSNYSVVYHSDETLNISHDDYIGSNEERRARSKIMSVVKRDLSRQKVVIVDSLNYIKGFRYQLHCEVKNVMTTYCLIHTVCPMSNLVEWNEKETDLHKPWESNFLNALIQRYEEPNPQTRWDSPLFTILTSQDDISTLYTDISKAIFPTVFKPATNDRDTEKILQQLKPNNATILKAASHTNSLQILDSEASSVIKIIMKYMQQNVVSGGTSRIILTPENTDLNDPNCLYVDLSLQNCSMPQLQRIKRQFVAMNRLRNLEQDRVKPLFVEYLNKHLNV, encoded by the coding sequence ATgaaaagaggaaaaacTCAATCATTGTTTCAGACTTTGCAGCAACGTCTAGTGAACTTAGAACCTCTTGACTGTACAGCAATGCCCTTGGTTTTACTAACTGGTTTTCCGAGTAGCGGTAAAACAACTGTGGCCAAGAAACTCGTCACGTTACTACAGGAAACTATCGATTCCAACGATAAACTGTCAAACTATTCTGTTGTATACCATTCAGATGAAACCTTAAACATATCTCACGATGATTATATTGGGtcaaatgaagaaagaagggCAAGATCTAAGATTATGTCTGTGGTGAAGAGAGATCTTTCTCGTCAGAAAGTCGTCATTGTTGATTCGTTGAATTACATAAAAGGATTCCGGTATCAATTGCACTGTGAAGTGAAAAACGTGATGACAACGTATTGTTTGATCCACACGGTATGCCCAATGAGCAACTTGGTTGAATGGAATGAGAAAGAGACTGATTTGCATAAACCTTGGGAAagcaattttttgaatgCTCTTATTCAAAGGTATGAAGAACCAAACCCTCAAACAAGGTGGGATTCTCCATTATTCACTATATTGACGTCTCAAGATGACATCAGTACCCTATACACAGATATTAGTAAGGCAATATTCCCAACCGTGTTCAAACCGGCAACGAATGATAGAGATACTGAGAAGATCCTGCAACAATTAAAGCCAAACAATGCCACGATATTGAAGGCTGCCTCTCACACTAACTCTTTGCAAATACTTGACTCCGAGGCCAGTAGTGTCATAAAGAttataatgaaatatatgCAGCAAAATGTGGTCAGTGGTGGCACTTCAAGAATAATTCTTACTCCTGAGAATACTGATTTAAACGATCCAAACTGTCTTTATGTCGATCTCTCACTACAAAATTGCTCCATGCCTCAATTACAAAGAATAAAACGTCAATTTGTTGCAATGAATAGATTAAGAAACTTAGAGCAAGATAGAGTAAAACCGTTATTCgttgaatatttgaacaaaCATTTGAATGTCtga